The sequence CCGGTACGGCACCGGGTTTGCGCCCCATCCGCTCTTCATAGCGTGGCTGCGCGCGCAGGTGCAAGCGGGCATCGAGCGGCTCAACACCACCCCCTCGCCGCCTGCCACCCAACAAGCGGCCCGCTAACGGCATCCGCCAGATGGCCGCATCCGGCGAAGCGGCGTGACGCACCGCTGCGGGCGTCACGCCGCTTTTTATCTGCGGTGCTACAAGACCTCCCTTACGAGATCTCCTTGTAGAAGCGGAAGCGCCGCTGATCGATGCTGTAGTTCCATCCCAGCGCCACCCGCTGGTTTTGGTCGGCCCAGTACGGGAACCGCTCGTTCGGCATCGACCGCTCGCTGAAGAAGTGACGCGTTTGCTTCGGGAACGGTCGATACGCCGCATCGGCATGGCGCACGTAGTAGGCCGTGCGCAACGCCTGCCTCCACCCCGGAATGGACATCTGGGGCGTCAGGTTCATGTAGAACGACCGCGTGGCGGTTCCGCGGTTAAACGCGCTAAACTGATACGGATCGAGCACCACCTCGCGGTAGGTGTCGGCGCCGCGGTAGTTGGTCTCTACGCGGTTGCGCACCACCCATGCCACCAGTTCTTGCTCGTGGGGCTTTTTGGTCTCGGAGAAGATGCAACGCGCCAACCACAGGGTCGAATCATCAATCGCTGGCAGTGCCAACAGCGGCTCGGGCGTGAATGTGGGCGCCGGGCTGTAAATGCTCTTGAGGAGCTGGTACGTCTTCGCTGTTCGAGCAGAAGACGAACGGCCCTCCAGCCCACGCGTTGAGAGACGCGTGGCCGTGGTCGTCACCGTTGGCTGTGACGCCTGCGCGGTCGTTGCAGATTGTGCAGTGGCCTGTTGAAATGCCGGTGCCTGAGACACACCAGCAGCCGAAACGGCCAAAAAGAGCGATGCACCAGCAATTGTAGCACGCTTATTCATATAGGGGGATACGCTGTTCGTAGGACGGCGAAACAAGCTGCTGTTCGCATGAAAAATAGTGCTAAGTCCTTCGTAAACAACAACTTGATGTTCGACGGTCGTTTCCGTCGTGCACCGGTCAACGAGGCCTCTACTTGCAAGTTTCCAGACCGGTATTCCTGTAACCGCTTACGTAACAATTACTTCGTTCAATTAATCGCACCTTCTATTTCTGATTTTTACACTCTTCATCCTGTGTTGGCGCTTGCTTCATCTCTGTAATGCGATGGTATGTGCCCGCATACACCTGTAATTTTTTCTTATAGATACGAGCACACACGCATGGCAAAAAACGACCTTCGGATTGTTGCCGATGAAAATATTCCAGCCGTTACCGATGCTTTTTCGGCGCTTGGTTCTGTCATCACCCGCCCGGGGCGCGCGATTCAACGGG comes from Salisaeta longa DSM 21114 and encodes:
- a CDS encoding cell wall hydrolase: MNKRATIAGASLFLAVSAAGVSQAPAFQQATAQSATTAQASQPTVTTTATRLSTRGLEGRSSSARTAKTYQLLKSIYSPAPTFTPEPLLALPAIDDSTLWLARCIFSETKKPHEQELVAWVVRNRVETNYRGADTYREVVLDPYQFSAFNRGTATRSFYMNLTPQMSIPGWRQALRTAYYVRHADAAYRPFPKQTRHFFSERSMPNERFPYWADQNQRVALGWNYSIDQRRFRFYKEIS